A stretch of Arthrobacter sunyaminii DNA encodes these proteins:
- the bsh gene encoding choloylglycine hydrolase — MCTGIRFTDGSGNLYFARNLDWTSDFGERVVLTPTGYATKSPFGAVPKIQHAVMGMGIVQEDTPLYFDCGNDAGLAVGGLNFPGYAQYAPEPVEGKTNVPAFEFPLWVASQFATVDEVEAALENVVIVDRPINDKYPSSLLHWIIGDSKRAIVVEHTSEGMQVFRNDVDVLANQPGFNWHHENLRNYLNASPDFPEEVVLNQAHLVPFGSGSLMRGIPGDYYSPSRFVRAAYVNAHYPQKTTEEENVSRAFHTLQQVAMVEGSAAMGDGEFEKTTYTGLFSARTMTYYWNTYEDPAIQSAAMSSYKTDGSELVVV, encoded by the coding sequence CCTCGACTGGACGTCCGACTTTGGGGAGCGGGTGGTGCTCACGCCCACCGGATATGCCACGAAGTCACCGTTTGGCGCGGTGCCGAAGATTCAGCACGCCGTTATGGGCATGGGAATTGTGCAGGAGGACACGCCGCTTTACTTTGACTGCGGCAATGATGCCGGCCTGGCCGTTGGCGGGCTCAACTTCCCGGGCTATGCGCAGTATGCGCCCGAACCTGTCGAGGGAAAGACGAATGTTCCCGCCTTTGAATTTCCGCTCTGGGTAGCCTCCCAGTTCGCCACGGTTGACGAGGTGGAGGCGGCACTGGAGAACGTCGTCATTGTGGACCGGCCGATTAATGACAAGTACCCGAGCTCGCTGCTGCACTGGATTATTGGGGATTCCAAGCGTGCCATTGTTGTGGAGCACACGAGCGAGGGTATGCAGGTGTTCCGCAACGACGTCGATGTTCTGGCGAATCAGCCCGGCTTCAACTGGCACCATGAAAACCTGCGCAACTACCTCAACGCGTCACCCGACTTTCCGGAAGAGGTGGTGCTCAACCAGGCACACCTGGTTCCGTTCGGATCCGGTTCGCTGATGCGGGGGATTCCCGGCGACTATTATTCGCCGTCGAGGTTTGTGCGTGCGGCCTACGTCAACGCGCACTATCCGCAGAAAACCACTGAGGAGGAGAACGTCAGCCGGGCGTTCCATACCCTCCAGCAGGTCGCGATGGTGGAGGGCAGCGCCGCCATGGGGGACGGGGAGTTCGAGAAGACCACCTACACCGGTCTATTCTCGGCCCGCACCATGACGTATTACTGGAACACCTACGAGGACCCGGCAATCCAGAGCGCCGCAATGTCCAGCTATAAGACCGACGGATCTGAGCTCGTGGTGGTCTAA